A DNA window from Gammaproteobacteria bacterium contains the following coding sequences:
- a CDS encoding 2Fe-2S ferredoxin, with protein MTEPYYRYHVFFCTNLREEGIPCCGRCDAQALRDYTKQRVKALEPVLSGKVRINSAGCLDRCSAGPVLVIYPEGTWYTYVDREDIDEIIDEHIVHGHVVARLKI; from the coding sequence ATGACAGAGCCCTATTATAGATATCACGTTTTTTTCTGCACCAATCTTCGTGAGGAAGGAATACCGTGTTGTGGTAGATGCGATGCCCAAGCGTTGCGTGACTATACCAAACAACGAGTCAAGGCCCTGGAGCCAGTTCTTTCAGGTAAGGTGCGTATCAATAGTGCCGGTTGTCTTGATCGTTGTTCCGCAGGACCGGTCTTGGTTATCTATCCCGAGGGGACTTGGTATACCTACGTGGATCGAGAAGACATCGACGAAATTATCGATGAGCATATCGTACACGGTCATGTAGTTGCACGGCTGAAGATTTGA
- a CDS encoding two-component system, OmpR family, sensor histidine kinase ChvG, which translates to MESGGLARRDATVRSTDQNRTVVTPSRRRPLISLRLKLLLVSLAVLTIPWIGYEYLREMEVFLQQGQENALLATARAVAAVLHNRPELFQHHADLLRSAQAEREMFIPTLRSSIVLDGQLDDWKPYLAQAHTYAADNVLESKGSYNPSSLSFRQIIGTYERYLYTVFIVTDDKVVYRAPKSYRIDQCDHLQIALQGADGKFYRYRLATQVPGWVNAHLMPDSPTNPLPVRPEVRIKGAWREITNGYVIELRIPMSMVGSRIAFAIADVDNSETREINTIIGTAGTRRIEELGVVIVPSPEIETILKDLERGTERMWVVDHDKRVLALAGSLQDDLPPHEQPRSSTAVLMHTLYRLILPQPSASFDDDLSGAARLEGQEIEAALAGAPQTRWRQLPDRHTAILSAAHPVHTEETVSGAVVVEETSNTILSLQNRVLENLFNVTLIVFLTATVALLIFASRFSSRIRRLRDEAERAIGPDGRVQGRITGSFASDEVGDLARSFSTLLDRIGQYTRYLEAMAGRLSHELRTPLAVVKSSLENLEMQPVSEEAAIYTRRAREGVVRLSSIIACMSEASRLEQVLQRAETENFGLEEVVSGCVEGYRGIYPHKTFSLELSAGTVQIHGVPELVAQMLDKLISNAVDFSSGDAPIQIQLVSGRTHALLSVTNYGTRLPAQMGGRLFESMVSIRTQRGNEPHLGIGLYIVRLITEFHGGLVEASNLKDPPGARFTVHLPLRSGLTP; encoded by the coding sequence ATGGAAAGCGGAGGCCTAGCTCGGCGGGACGCGACCGTACGGAGCACGGACCAAAATCGAACGGTAGTGACACCCTCGCGACGGCGGCCACTAATCAGCCTGCGCCTCAAGCTGTTGCTGGTTTCACTGGCGGTGCTTACCATCCCATGGATAGGGTACGAATATCTGCGTGAGATGGAGGTCTTTCTACAGCAGGGCCAGGAAAATGCCCTACTGGCTACAGCACGAGCAGTGGCCGCAGTGCTTCACAATCGTCCCGAATTATTTCAGCACCACGCCGATCTACTGCGTTCCGCACAGGCGGAACGCGAGATGTTCATCCCAACCCTGCGCAGCTCAATTGTGCTCGATGGACAACTGGACGATTGGAAGCCCTACCTAGCACAGGCCCATACCTACGCCGCCGACAACGTGTTGGAAAGTAAGGGAAGTTATAACCCTAGCTCCCTATCTTTCCGCCAGATTATCGGGACTTACGAGCGTTACCTATACACCGTCTTCATTGTGACTGACGACAAGGTGGTCTATCGAGCACCCAAAAGCTATCGCATCGATCAGTGTGACCACCTACAGATCGCACTCCAGGGCGCGGACGGAAAGTTCTATCGCTACCGGCTTGCAACTCAGGTCCCAGGTTGGGTGAATGCCCATCTGATGCCGGACAGTCCCACCAATCCTCTGCCGGTCCGCCCGGAGGTACGCATCAAGGGTGCCTGGCGTGAGATCACGAATGGCTATGTCATCGAGTTGCGCATCCCCATGTCCATGGTCGGGTCGCGTATCGCCTTTGCGATTGCGGATGTCGACAACTCAGAGACGCGCGAGATCAACACAATCATCGGTACCGCAGGTACGCGGCGGATCGAGGAACTGGGGGTGGTGATCGTGCCCTCCCCCGAGATCGAGACCATCCTCAAGGACCTAGAGCGAGGCACCGAGCGCATGTGGGTCGTGGATCACGACAAGCGGGTATTGGCACTGGCCGGGAGTCTTCAAGATGACCTCCCCCCCCACGAACAGCCCCGCAGCTCCACCGCCGTGTTGATGCACACACTGTATCGACTCATCCTTCCGCAACCCAGCGCGAGCTTTGACGACGATCTCTCAGGCGCGGCACGCTTGGAGGGACAAGAGATCGAGGCAGCACTCGCCGGTGCACCCCAGACTCGTTGGCGCCAACTCCCGGATCGGCATACGGCCATCCTATCCGCCGCCCACCCGGTACATACCGAGGAGACTGTGAGCGGGGCCGTGGTGGTAGAAGAGACCAGTAACACCATACTGAGTCTGCAAAATCGGGTATTGGAGAACCTATTTAACGTCACGTTGATCGTGTTTCTCACCGCCACGGTGGCCTTGCTCATCTTCGCGTCACGTTTTTCCAGTCGGATCCGCCGCCTGCGCGACGAGGCAGAGCGTGCCATCGGTCCTGACGGGCGGGTACAGGGACGAATTACCGGATCCTTCGCCTCAGACGAAGTGGGTGACCTCGCACGCAGCTTTTCTACGCTATTAGATCGGATTGGCCAGTACACCCGCTATCTGGAGGCTATGGCCGGCCGACTCTCCCACGAATTACGCACACCACTTGCTGTGGTCAAATCTTCGCTGGAAAACCTAGAGATGCAGCCAGTATCGGAGGAGGCTGCGATCTACACCCGCCGTGCACGCGAAGGCGTGGTCCGTCTTTCCTCGATTATTGCCTGCATGAGTGAGGCATCACGCTTAGAACAGGTGCTACAACGGGCAGAGACCGAAAACTTCGGACTCGAAGAGGTAGTATCAGGCTGCGTAGAAGGATATCGGGGGATCTATCCCCATAAGACCTTCTCTTTAGAATTATCGGCTGGGACGGTACAGATACATGGAGTTCCTGAACTTGTTGCCCAGATGCTCGACAAACTTATCTCCAACGCCGTGGACTTCAGTAGCGGCGATGCCCCGATTCAGATCCAATTGGTATCGGGACGCACCCATGCCCTCTTATCTGTAACAAATTACGGTACACGACTACCCGCACAAATGGGGGGGCGCTTATTTGAATCGATGGTCTCGATTCGAACTCAGCGTGGCAATGAGCCTCATTTGGGAATCGGCCTCTATATCGTGCGCCTCATTACTGAATTCCATGGTGGCCTGGTAGAAGCCAGCAATCTGAAAGACCCTCCAGGCGCTCGTTTCACGGTACATCTCCCCCTACGTAGCGGTCTAACACCTTAA
- the chvI gene encoding Transcriptional regulatory protein ChvI: protein MKRKIAIVEDEPSIRENYADVLRRQGYEVVTFGTRIEALASFRARLPDLAILDIGLEDEIEGGFELCRELRAMSATLPIIFLTARDSEFDTISGLRLGADDYLTKDISLPHLGARIAALFRRMDALRAPPTRETLLNRGPLTLDMNRMQVRWRNQPVDLTLTEFWLVHALARFPGHVKNREQLMHEANIVVDDSTITSHIKRVRHKFTLLDDDFSSIETIYGMGYRWKAEA from the coding sequence GTGAAACGCAAGATCGCTATCGTCGAAGACGAACCATCCATCCGGGAAAACTACGCTGATGTCCTGCGCCGCCAAGGTTATGAAGTAGTGACCTTCGGTACTCGCATCGAGGCACTGGCATCCTTCCGTGCTCGACTGCCTGACCTCGCGATCCTGGACATTGGGTTGGAGGATGAAATCGAGGGCGGATTCGAGCTGTGTCGCGAGCTACGGGCCATGTCCGCGACACTCCCCATCATTTTTCTGACCGCTCGCGATAGTGAATTTGATACCATCTCCGGGCTACGCCTGGGGGCAGATGACTACCTCACCAAAGACATCAGCCTGCCTCATCTAGGGGCGCGAATTGCCGCGCTGTTTCGACGCATGGACGCCCTCCGCGCACCACCAACACGCGAGACGCTGCTCAACCGTGGTCCACTGACCTTGGATATGAATCGGATGCAGGTACGCTGGCGCAACCAACCAGTAGACCTAACCCTCACCGAGTTTTGGCTAGTTCACGCCCTGGCGCGCTTTCCAGGGCACGTCAAGAATCGTGAGCAACTCATGCACGAGGCCAACATCGTCGTGGATGACAGCACCATCACTAGCCACATCAAGCGAGTCCGTCACAAGTTCACACTGCTGGACGACGACTTCTCTTCCATTGAGACGATCTACGGGATGGGGTACCGATGGAAAGCGGAGGCCTAG
- a CDS encoding hypothetical protein (Evidence 5 : Unknown function) yields the protein MRTVNQERMSMQGRRLYPQGLLGEMVLGVLASMIIGIGFSILAGAFVLILAGGRVESVSSSDLMGTTFTQVSQRRIVLPHE from the coding sequence ATGAGGACTGTGAACCAAGAACGGATGTCGATGCAAGGTCGTAGACTCTATCCCCAGGGTCTGCTAGGAGAAATGGTACTGGGGGTGTTGGCGAGCATGATTATTGGTATTGGTTTCAGTATTTTGGCGGGAGCCTTCGTACTGATTTTGGCCGGTGGACGGGTAGAGTCGGTCTCTTCCTCCGATCTGATGGGAACTACCTTCACTCAGGTCTCCCAGCGACGGATCGTTTTACCGCACGAATAG
- the gyrA gene encoding DNA gyrase subunit A, protein MNAIAKEVLPVNIEEEMKQSYLDYAMSVIIGRALPDVRDGLKPVHRRVLFAMHELGNDWNRAYKKSARVVGDVIGKYHPHGDVAVYDTIVRMAQPFSLRYMLVDGQGNFGSVDGDPPAAMRYTEIRMSRIAHELLADIEKETVDFVPNYDESEHEPTVLPTRVPNLLVNGSSGIAVGMATNIPPHNLGEVIDACVALVDNPECTLIDLMRHIPGPDFPTAAFINGAAGIREAYTTGRGRIYMRARSHVEEAEKGAGKQAIIVTELPYQVNKARLLEKIAELVKERHIEGITALRDESDKDGMRVVIELRRGEVPEVVLNNLYQHTNMQSVFGINMVALVDGQPHTLTLKQIIEAFLRHRREVVTRRTIYELRKARERAHLLEGLAVALANIDPIIALIKAAPNPAEAKLALTSHPWPAGGVVQMLERAGAGASRPQGLPAELGLNSTGYQLSESQAQAILDLRLHRLTGLEQDKILEEYRQLLEIIAGLLAILGSTERLMAVIREELLVIRGQFSDPRRTEIQLNQQDLTMEDLITEEDVVVTFSHTGYVKYQSLNLYRAQRRGGKGRAAANVKEEDFIDKLFVANTHDTLVCFSSRGKVYWVKVYQLPQAGPGGRGKPIVNLLPLEEDERINAILPIRDYTEGKYVFMATQQGVVKKLPLAEISHPRAAGLNVVVLREGDRLIGVELTDGSREMMLFASDGKAVRFPEENVRSTGRTAMGVRGINLQEGSQVIALMVVGEGCVLTVTENGYGKRTSIEEYRATSRGKMGVISIQTSERNGSVVGAILVQEEDEIMLITNAGTLVRTRVAEIPSVGRYAQGVKLISLSDDARLVGIERIAEQDESAASGVTPIVVDTVETSKGEVPVTSEMSADEALIDEIPVNEVPAGEVPVNNGDDKLV, encoded by the coding sequence ATGAACGCTATTGCCAAGGAAGTCCTCCCCGTCAATATCGAGGAGGAAATGAAACAGTCGTATCTGGATTATGCCATGAGCGTAATTATTGGGCGCGCCTTGCCCGATGTTCGCGATGGCCTCAAACCAGTACATCGGCGTGTATTGTTCGCCATGCACGAATTGGGCAATGACTGGAATCGAGCCTATAAAAAATCTGCCCGCGTAGTCGGTGATGTGATTGGTAAATATCACCCACATGGTGACGTAGCCGTATACGATACGATTGTGCGTATGGCGCAACCGTTCTCGTTACGCTACATGTTGGTTGATGGGCAAGGAAACTTCGGTTCGGTAGACGGTGACCCGCCTGCGGCGATGCGTTATACCGAGATCCGCATGTCGCGGATCGCCCATGAATTGCTCGCGGATATCGAGAAAGAGACGGTAGATTTCGTCCCTAACTACGATGAATCCGAACACGAGCCCACCGTTTTACCCACGCGCGTCCCGAATTTATTGGTCAATGGATCATCGGGGATTGCCGTGGGTATGGCCACCAATATTCCGCCTCACAATCTAGGCGAGGTGATCGACGCTTGCGTGGCATTGGTGGACAATCCAGAATGTACCCTGATTGATTTGATGCGTCATATCCCAGGGCCAGACTTTCCAACTGCGGCCTTTATCAATGGTGCAGCGGGTATTCGTGAGGCCTATACCACCGGTCGGGGACGCATCTACATGCGTGCTCGTTCTCATGTGGAGGAAGCGGAAAAAGGCGCTGGCAAGCAGGCCATTATCGTCACCGAATTGCCCTACCAGGTGAACAAGGCGCGGTTATTGGAGAAGATTGCCGAGTTGGTCAAGGAGCGTCATATCGAGGGGATTACGGCGCTACGTGATGAATCTGACAAGGATGGGATGAGGGTTGTCATCGAATTACGTCGTGGTGAAGTACCCGAGGTGGTGCTCAACAACCTCTACCAACACACCAATATGCAGTCTGTCTTCGGTATTAACATGGTGGCGTTGGTAGATGGGCAACCGCATACGCTCACTCTCAAGCAGATCATTGAGGCCTTCCTGCGTCATCGGCGCGAGGTAGTGACCCGTCGCACCATCTATGAGCTACGCAAGGCCCGCGAACGTGCCCACCTCTTGGAAGGGTTGGCGGTGGCGTTGGCCAACATTGACCCAATTATTGCCCTCATCAAAGCGGCACCCAATCCGGCCGAGGCGAAGCTTGCCCTAACCTCTCATCCCTGGCCTGCCGGGGGAGTGGTGCAGATGCTCGAACGCGCCGGGGCTGGTGCCTCGCGTCCCCAGGGGTTACCAGCAGAATTAGGACTCAACTCTACCGGTTACCAACTCTCGGAGTCTCAGGCCCAGGCGATCTTGGACCTGCGTCTGCACCGCCTTACCGGGCTTGAGCAGGACAAAATTCTGGAGGAGTATCGGCAACTCTTGGAGATCATCGCGGGCCTGTTGGCGATCCTCGGTAGTACCGAGCGACTCATGGCAGTGATTCGCGAAGAATTGTTGGTCATCCGTGGGCAATTCTCCGACCCCCGTCGTACCGAGATCCAGCTCAACCAACAGGATCTCACCATGGAGGATTTGATCACCGAGGAAGATGTGGTGGTCACTTTCTCCCACACCGGTTATGTCAAATACCAATCCCTGAACCTGTATCGCGCTCAACGTCGTGGCGGGAAGGGGCGGGCTGCGGCCAACGTCAAGGAAGAGGACTTCATCGATAAATTATTTGTGGCCAATACCCATGACACCTTGGTGTGTTTCTCCAGTCGAGGTAAGGTCTATTGGGTCAAGGTCTACCAACTCCCGCAGGCCGGGCCGGGGGGGCGCGGTAAGCCGATCGTCAATCTCCTGCCCCTGGAAGAAGACGAGCGTATCAATGCAATACTGCCGATTCGGGATTATACCGAGGGGAAATACGTCTTCATGGCCACCCAGCAAGGCGTGGTAAAGAAGCTTCCCCTTGCTGAGATCTCTCACCCAAGGGCAGCGGGCCTGAACGTCGTGGTTCTGCGTGAAGGTGATCGCCTGATCGGGGTGGAACTAACCGACGGATCTCGCGAGATGATGCTCTTTGCCAGTGATGGTAAGGCGGTACGCTTTCCCGAGGAGAATGTGCGCTCGACGGGTCGAACTGCCATGGGGGTGCGTGGAATCAATCTCCAGGAAGGCAGCCAAGTGATTGCCCTGATGGTGGTCGGAGAGGGGTGTGTGCTCACCGTCACCGAAAATGGTTACGGTAAGCGCACTTCCATTGAGGAGTATCGTGCCACGTCGCGGGGAAAGATGGGGGTTATTTCTATCCAGACCAGTGAACGCAATGGATCGGTAGTGGGGGCGATCTTGGTCCAGGAGGAAGATGAGATCATGCTTATTACCAATGCAGGGACCTTGGTGCGGACTCGGGTTGCCGAGATTCCTTCGGTCGGACGCTATGCCCAAGGGGTAAAACTCATTAGCCTCAGCGACGATGCTCGACTGGTTGGAATTGAGCGAATTGCTGAGCAGGATGAGTCCGCAGCGAGTGGGGTGACCCCAATCGTTGTTGATACCGTCGAAACATCGAAAGGCGAGGTTCCGGTTACTAGTGAGATGTCCGCTGACGAAGCTTTGATTGACGAAATTCCGGTTAACGAGGTTCCCGCTGGGGAGGTTCCGGTCAATAATGGGGATGATAAATTGGTCTGA
- a CDS encoding hypothetical protein (Evidence 5 : Unknown function), giving the protein MEGQLRIRIQSQKTSRTLLTRDLPEGVGLTLTQVATYAVRNEKAPLPPGEGLGEGGNLLICQHHVLTPGPSLGGKGEKSTLGSSLSYALSNYFLRRN; this is encoded by the coding sequence GTGGAAGGGCAGTTACGAATTAGAATTCAGAGCCAAAAGACCTCAAGAACTTTGCTAACCAGAGATCTTCCTGAGGGTGTTGGTCTTACGCTAACCCAAGTTGCTACCTATGCGGTGAGAAACGAAAAAGCCCCTCTCCCTCCGGGAGAAGGGTTGGGTGAGGGCGGAAATTTGTTGATTTGTCAGCATCACGTCCTCACCCCCGGTCCCTCTCTCGGGGGGAAAGGGGAGAAAAGCACGCTAGGTAGCAGCTTGAGTTACGCTCTAAGCAACTATTTCCTGCGGAGAAATTGA
- the serC gene encoding phosphoserine/phosphohydroxythreonine aminotransferase yields MKRVYNFSAGPAILPEEVLERAREEMLDWRGSGMSVMEMSHRGKEFMSIAEQAEADLRELLAIPTNYKVLFLQGGASLQFAMVPHNLMRGKGKADYINTGAWSKKAITEGKLYGKVNVAASSADANFTNIPPYETWKLDPEAAYLHYTPNETIGGVEFHSVPDIGEVPLVVDMSSTLLSRPVDVSRFGVIYAGAQKNIGPAGLAIVIIREDLIGHAPTGSPAMMDYKIHADNQSMYNTPPTYTWYIAGLVFAWLKAKGGLAGMAEINHRKAEKLYTYIDHSEFYKNPVDRACRSWMNVPFTLPKEEMDAEFLAGTKKAGLVSLKGHRLVGGMRASLYNAMPEAGVDALIEYMRNFAASRNG; encoded by the coding sequence ATGAAGCGTGTCTACAATTTTAGTGCCGGTCCGGCCATACTGCCTGAAGAGGTTTTGGAACGTGCCCGAGAGGAAATGCTAGATTGGCGTGGGAGTGGCATGTCGGTAATGGAAATGAGCCATCGTGGCAAAGAGTTCATGTCCATTGCCGAGCAAGCCGAGGCTGACCTGCGCGAGTTGTTGGCCATACCGACCAATTACAAGGTGCTATTTCTGCAAGGTGGCGCTAGTCTCCAATTTGCGATGGTGCCTCATAACCTGATGCGTGGTAAAGGCAAGGCCGACTATATCAATACCGGGGCCTGGTCTAAAAAAGCCATTACCGAAGGCAAGCTCTACGGCAAAGTCAATGTGGCGGCATCCTCCGCTGATGCCAATTTTACTAACATCCCGCCGTATGAAACCTGGAAACTTGACCCCGAGGCTGCCTATCTCCACTACACCCCCAATGAAACCATCGGTGGCGTAGAATTTCACTCTGTTCCCGATATTGGTGAGGTGCCGCTGGTCGTGGATATGTCTTCCACCCTATTGTCGCGGCCAGTGGATGTGAGTCGCTTTGGCGTAATCTATGCGGGTGCCCAGAAGAATATTGGCCCGGCAGGATTGGCGATTGTGATTATCCGCGAGGATCTGATCGGTCATGCACCGACGGGGTCACCAGCGATGATGGATTATAAGATCCACGCCGATAATCAATCGATGTACAACACCCCACCGACCTACACCTGGTATATCGCAGGGCTGGTCTTTGCGTGGCTCAAGGCCAAAGGCGGATTGGCGGGCATGGCCGAGATCAATCATCGTAAGGCCGAAAAACTCTACACCTATATCGATCACTCCGAGTTCTACAAGAATCCCGTAGACCGTGCCTGCCGCTCTTGGATGAATGTCCCCTTCACCCTTCCCAAGGAAGAAATGGATGCCGAATTCTTGGCTGGAACTAAAAAAGCAGGTTTGGTCTCCCTCAAAGGTCATCGTTTGGTAGGCGGAATGCGTGCGAGTCTCTACAACGCAATGCCAGAGGCTGGGGTAGATGCCCTCATCGAATACATGAGGAATTTTGCCGCTAGTCGTAATGGATAA
- a CDS encoding hypothetical protein (Evidence 5 : Unknown function), with protein MAVTPQRGNADFDVPASQLGGSLGASGGCIREIRDAGARPCLRLPFLIIANQFLRTHWHVQDPHAK; from the coding sequence ATGGCTGTGACGCCTCAGCGTGGGAACGCAGATTTCGACGTCCCAGCGTCGCAGCTTGGTGGTAGTTTAGGTGCGAGTGGTGGATGTATACGGGAAATACGAGACGCTGGGGCGCGTCCCTGCCTGCGTTTGCCGTTTTTGATCATTGCTAATCAGTTTCTGAGGACACACTGGCATGTACAAGATCCTCACGCTAAATAA
- a CDS encoding 3-phosphoglycerate dehydrogenase gives MYKILTLNNISVSGLERFPRDRYEVASEIQHPDAILVRSFKMHGMDIPTTLRAIGRAGAGVNNIPVEEMSKRGIPVFNAPGANANAVKEMVIAGMLLASRNLCQAWDFARNLEGDDATLHEKTEQGKKRFAGFELSGHTLGVIGLGAIGIRVANVAIELGMNVLGYDPLITVQRAWQLSSRVQQTLSVDDLLGRSNFVTIHVPLNSDTRGLINANRLRLIGRNGILLNFSREGIVDNAAVCEAIRKNRLWAYVCDFPSNTLKGQERIITLPHLGASTAEAEDHCAVMVADQVRDYLENGNIFNSVNFPEVVMPHTQGFRLGVANANVPNMVAQISSALARVGLNILDMVNKSRNDLAYTLVDVETPIPESVVEEISAISGVLAVRTIP, from the coding sequence ATGTACAAGATCCTCACGCTAAATAATATCTCTGTATCGGGTCTTGAGCGATTTCCTCGTGATCGTTACGAGGTTGCCTCTGAGATTCAGCACCCCGATGCGATCCTGGTGCGATCCTTTAAAATGCATGGGATGGATATTCCCACCACACTCAGAGCAATTGGTCGGGCGGGGGCCGGGGTCAATAATATTCCCGTGGAGGAAATGAGTAAACGCGGTATTCCCGTATTTAACGCCCCAGGCGCCAACGCCAACGCGGTCAAGGAAATGGTGATCGCCGGGATGTTGCTTGCTAGCCGTAATCTCTGCCAGGCCTGGGATTTTGCCCGAAATTTAGAAGGAGACGATGCGACCCTTCACGAGAAAACCGAGCAGGGAAAAAAGCGCTTTGCAGGTTTTGAGTTGTCAGGACACACCCTGGGAGTTATCGGGCTAGGGGCGATCGGTATACGTGTGGCCAATGTGGCCATTGAGCTAGGGATGAATGTTCTGGGCTACGATCCATTGATTACGGTACAACGGGCCTGGCAGCTTTCTTCTCGGGTCCAGCAGACGCTATCCGTGGATGATTTATTGGGTCGTTCTAATTTTGTCACGATTCATGTCCCGCTTAACAGTGATACCCGTGGTTTGATTAATGCCAACCGGCTGCGTTTGATTGGGCGGAATGGGATACTCCTTAATTTTTCACGGGAAGGTATTGTAGACAATGCCGCAGTATGTGAGGCGATTCGTAAAAATCGGCTCTGGGCCTATGTCTGCGATTTTCCTAGCAATACACTCAAGGGCCAGGAACGAATTATTACCTTGCCGCACTTGGGCGCCTCCACCGCCGAGGCTGAGGACCATTGCGCGGTTATGGTTGCCGACCAGGTACGAGATTATCTGGAGAATGGCAACATCTTCAATTCTGTTAATTTCCCAGAAGTGGTTATGCCTCACACTCAAGGTTTCCGTCTGGGGGTTGCCAATGCCAATGTTCCTAATATGGTGGCGCAGATTTCTAGTGCCCTGGCGCGGGTTGGGCTCAATATTCTGGACATGGTCAACAAATCCCGCAATGACCTGGCCTACACCTTGGTAGATGTAGAAACTCCTATCCCCGAATCGGTGGTTGAGGAGATTTCTGCCATTTCTGGGGTGTTGGCGGTGCGTACGATCCCTTAG
- the pheA gene encoding Chorismate mutase / Prephenate dehydratase, whose protein sequence is MNEDAQLLEIRSRIDTIDERLQALISERATCAQEVARIKRATGTLTDFYRPEREAEILRRVMARNTGPLSSEEMARLFREVMSACLALQHPKKIAFLGPVGTFTQAAALKHFGHSVLTVPLGAIDEVFREVESGEAHFGVVPVENSTEGVITHTQDMFLRSPLKICGEVQLRIHHQLIGAMTELGAVQRIYTHQQTLAQCREWLDRNLPGVERLAVSSNTEGVRRSQSEAGSAAIASVAAAQIYHLSILAENIEDEPDNTTRFLIIGNHESAPSGEDKTSLLVSAHNRSGALYALLAPFAQHEVSMTRIESRPSRQGIWEYVFFIDIEGHQRDEKVAATLEEVAREASFLKVLGSYPRAVL, encoded by the coding sequence ATGAACGAAGACGCCCAACTACTGGAGATTCGTTCTCGAATCGACACGATCGACGAACGCCTTCAGGCCTTAATTAGCGAACGAGCCACCTGTGCGCAGGAAGTGGCGCGCATTAAACGTGCCACGGGGACGCTCACCGACTTCTACCGTCCTGAGCGGGAGGCGGAGATCCTGCGGCGGGTGATGGCTCGAAACACCGGTCCTCTTTCGTCCGAGGAGATGGCGCGACTATTTCGGGAGGTGATGTCGGCCTGCCTGGCGCTCCAACATCCCAAAAAGATTGCCTTTCTGGGTCCGGTTGGGACTTTTACCCAGGCGGCCGCCCTGAAACACTTCGGTCATTCGGTGCTTACCGTACCGCTGGGGGCAATTGATGAGGTCTTCCGGGAAGTAGAATCAGGGGAGGCCCATTTCGGGGTGGTACCGGTTGAGAATTCTACGGAAGGAGTTATTACCCATACTCAAGATATGTTCCTACGCTCGCCGCTTAAAATCTGTGGCGAGGTGCAATTACGAATCCACCATCAACTCATCGGGGCGATGACGGAGCTTGGTGCGGTACAACGTATCTACACCCACCAGCAAACTCTCGCCCAATGTCGAGAATGGTTGGACCGCAATCTCCCCGGCGTGGAACGCCTAGCGGTGAGTAGTAATACCGAAGGTGTGCGCCGTTCCCAATCAGAGGCCGGATCCGCAGCAATTGCGTCGGTGGCCGCCGCCCAAATCTACCATCTCTCGATCCTGGCCGAAAATATCGAGGACGAACCGGATAATACTACCCGTTTCTTGATCATCGGCAACCATGAAAGTGCTCCGAGTGGTGAGGATAAAACTTCGCTATTGGTCTCGGCGCATAATCGTTCTGGTGCGTTGTACGCATTGCTTGCCCCGTTCGCCCAGCATGAAGTCAGTATGACCCGTATCGAGTCTCGCCCCTCGCGCCAGGGAATATGGGAATATGTTTTCTTCATCGACATTGAGGGTCACCAGCGTGATGAGAAAGTAGCGGCAACCCTGGAAGAGGTAGCGCGGGAGGCAAGTTTCCTGAAGGTATTGGGGTCATATCCACGAGCGGTGCTTTAG
- a CDS encoding conserved hypothetical protein (Evidence 4 : Unknown function but conserved in other organisms) yields MNANLHDQDFYAWTQQQLEIMRLGDLSKVDLENWMDEIESMGASERRELESRIIVLLQHLLKWQFQPNQRSGGWLGTIDEQRTQLEILLRQSPSLKRLYPESVVLAYPKARRKAAWETGATLQSLPESCPYSLNEILDEEFLPD; encoded by the coding sequence ATGAATGCCAACTTGCATGACCAGGACTTCTACGCTTGGACCCAGCAACAACTAGAGATCATGCGTCTGGGCGACCTCTCTAAAGTCGACCTGGAAAATTGGATGGATGAAATAGAAAGTATGGGGGCAAGCGAACGACGTGAATTGGAAAGTCGCATTATTGTCTTATTGCAACATCTATTGAAGTGGCAATTCCAACCAAATCAGCGCTCAGGTGGATGGCTAGGTACCATTGATGAGCAGCGCACCCAACTAGAAATCCTATTACGGCAAAGCCCCTCGCTCAAACGACTATACCCGGAGAGTGTAGTACTCGCGTATCCGAAAGCGCGCAGGAAGGCCGCTTGGGAAACCGGTGCTACTCTACAATCTCTTCCAGAATCTTGCCCCTATTCGCTCAACGAAATATTAGACGAAGAATTTCTTCCCGATTAA